In the genome of Polaribacter sp. MED152, one region contains:
- a CDS encoding SGNH/GDSL hydrolase family protein, giving the protein MSLKYYLGSIVSLPLLPILIFQGKKIRASVPKLPEAKNPKGYIKKTSSKTLKMLVIGESTIAGVGVDFHENGFTGILAKTLAGQNEVSVLWRVYAKSGYTAKMVRRRLLPKIEDTTADLIVIGLGGNDAFKLNSPDVWIIQINKLIKDLKRKYPKTPIYFTNMPPIKEFPAFTKTIKFIIGNLGELLGKRLHNRVKNKENVYYNNELITLESWQKKYNLGDDVTAFFSDGVHPSKLTYQLWGKDMANFIMKTKSFQTWLQKK; this is encoded by the coding sequence ATGAGTTTAAAATATTACTTAGGTAGTATTGTTTCTCTACCGCTTTTACCCATTTTAATTTTTCAAGGAAAAAAAATTAGAGCATCTGTACCAAAACTACCAGAAGCAAAAAATCCTAAAGGATATATTAAAAAAACATCGTCAAAAACATTAAAAATGTTAGTTATTGGCGAAAGTACAATTGCAGGAGTTGGAGTTGATTTTCATGAAAATGGATTTACAGGAATTTTAGCAAAAACACTTGCTGGTCAAAATGAGGTTTCTGTTTTATGGCGTGTTTATGCAAAAAGTGGTTACACTGCAAAAATGGTTAGAAGAAGACTTCTACCAAAAATAGAAGACACTACAGCAGATTTAATTGTAATTGGTTTGGGTGGTAATGATGCGTTTAAATTAAATTCACCCGATGTTTGGATTATTCAAATTAATAAACTGATTAAAGATTTAAAGAGAAAATACCCTAAAACTCCTATTTATTTCACGAATATGCCTCCAATAAAGGAGTTTCCTGCCTTTACAAAAACCATAAAATTTATTATTGGTAATTTGGGTGAACTGCTTGGAAAACGTTTGCACAATAGAGTTAAAAACAAGGAAAACGTTTACTATAATAACGAATTAATCACCTTAGAAAGTTGGCAAAAAAAATACAATCTAGGAGATGATGTAACTGCTTTTTTTAGTGATGGTGTGCATCCTTCGAAACTAACTTATCAACTTTGGGGAAAAGATATGGCTAATTTTATCATGAAAACCAAAAGCTTTCAAACATGGTTGCAAAAGAAATAA
- a CDS encoding cupin domain-containing protein, with protein MVAKEIIKHFQLQEHPEGGFYKETYRSDIIAKSKNLANEFDGDRNLCTSILFLLTSEKFSAFHKIKQDEIWHFYKGTTLKLHLISPEGNYSFQLIGTNFNLGEIPQFTVPAHWYFAAEVLQQNSFSFVGCTVSPGFDFRDFTLPSCKELVKEFPQHQSIIKKLTHH; from the coding sequence ATGGTTGCAAAAGAAATAATTAAACATTTTCAATTACAAGAACATCCAGAAGGTGGCTTTTATAAAGAAACGTATAGAAGTGATATTATAGCAAAATCAAAAAACTTGGCTAATGAATTTGATGGAGATAGAAATTTATGTACCAGCATTTTATTCTTATTGACATCAGAAAAATTCTCTGCTTTCCATAAAATTAAACAAGATGAAATCTGGCATTTTTATAAAGGAACTACACTAAAACTGCATCTAATTTCTCCTGAAGGAAATTACAGTTTTCAACTTATTGGAACAAATTTTAACTTGGGTGAAATACCACAATTTACAGTGCCAGCTCATTGGTATTTTGCTGCAGAAGTTTTACAACAAAATTCATTTTCGTTTGTAGGTTGCACAGTTTCACCTGGTTTCGATTTTAGAGACTTTACTTTACCTTCTTGCAAAGAATTAGTAAAAGAATTTCCTCAGCACCAATCAATTATTAAAAAACTTACACATCATTAA
- a CDS encoding co-chaperone YbbN, producing the protein MVQELTEDNLQIIVEGNEKVIVQYSATWCGNCRIMKPKFKKLANENDNIKFVMVDAEKFPESRKLADVSNLPTFATFVGGEKKNQTQTNKFDVLKELVSEIQ; encoded by the coding sequence ATGGTACAAGAATTAACAGAAGATAATTTACAAATTATTGTAGAAGGTAATGAAAAAGTAATTGTACAGTATTCTGCTACTTGGTGTGGTAACTGTAGAATTATGAAGCCAAAATTTAAAAAATTGGCTAATGAAAATGACAATATAAAATTTGTAATGGTAGATGCTGAAAAATTTCCTGAAAGTAGAAAATTAGCAGATGTAAGCAACTTACCAACTTTTGCAACTTTTGTAGGTGGAGAGAAAAAAAATCAAACACAAACCAATAAGTTTGATGTTTTAAAAGAATTAGTTTCTGAAATTCAATAA
- a CDS encoding peroxiredoxin has translation MATAVGKKFPDLHVNAMNDLGDTFKLNVLEEAVNNNKKVLLFWYPKDFTFVCPTELHAFQEALPEFEKRNTVVIGASCDTAEVHFAWLSTSKDNGGIEGVTYPILADSNRNLSSILGILDISNEVYDEETGTVQVEGDNVTYRATYLIDEEGTVFHEGINHMPVGRNVNEFLRLIDAYSHVQKNGEVCPANWEEGKDAMQANAKGTKEYLASH, from the coding sequence ATGGCAACAGCAGTTGGTAAAAAATTTCCAGATCTTCATGTAAACGCAATGAATGATTTGGGTGATACATTTAAATTAAATGTATTAGAAGAGGCAGTAAACAATAACAAGAAGGTATTGTTATTTTGGTATCCAAAAGACTTTACTTTTGTATGTCCTACAGAGTTACATGCTTTTCAAGAGGCATTACCAGAATTTGAAAAAAGAAACACTGTAGTAATTGGTGCATCTTGTGATACTGCAGAAGTTCACTTTGCTTGGTTAAGTACTTCTAAAGATAATGGAGGTATAGAAGGTGTTACTTACCCAATTTTAGCAGATAGTAATAGAAATTTATCTTCAATATTAGGAATTTTAGACATTTCTAACGAAGTATACGATGAAGAAACTGGTACAGTACAGGTAGAGGGTGATAATGTAACTTACAGAGCTACATATTTAATCGATGAAGAAGGTACAGTATTTCATGAAGGTATTAACCACATGCCAGTAGGTAGAAATGTAAATGAGTTCTTACGTTTAATTGATGCTTATTCTCACGTACAGAAAAACGGAGAAGTTTGTCCTGCAAACTGGGAAGAAGGTAAAGATGCAATGCAAGCAAATGCGAAAGGAACAAAAGAGTATTTAGCTAGTCACTAA
- the katG gene encoding catalase/peroxidase HPI, protein MSNTDNFDINKDTGKCPFLHGTPTKTAGGGTTNRDWWPNELKLNVLRQHASKSNPLGEDFDYAAAFNSLDFNELKQDVLNLMTDSQDWWPADYGHYGGFMIRMAWHSAGTYRVIDGRGGAGSGTQRFAPLNSWPDNGNLDKARLLLWPIKQKYGNKISWADLMILAGNCALESMGFPTKGFAGGREDVWEPEQDIYWGSETEWGANEKRYEDGELESPLGAVMMGWIYVNPEGPNGNPDPLGSAKNVRETFERMAMNDEETVALVAGGHTFGKAHGAADPDKYVGNEPHRGKIEEMSTGWKNSFKSGVLDDTITSGIEGAWTPNPTQWDADYFDVLLNYEWELTKSPAGAYQWTPTAESKAKMAPTAGDPNKKQALMMTTADIALRMDPKYLEISQRFHKDHKAFEEAFANAWYKLTHRDMGPTDRYLGPEVPSEELLWQDPIPKVNYTLSDDDINTLKALISESGLTVSELVKTAWASASTFRGSDKRGGANGGRIRLEPQRNWEVNNPEELEKVLTTYKAIQKKFEGEISIADLIVLGGSVGVEKAVKNAGYNFNVAFTEGRGDATQEQTDLKSFSYLEPIADGFRNYINSDLKMAAEDLLIDKANLLTLSIPEMTVLVGGLRMLSANYDGSNHGVFTDKKETLSNDFFKNILDFSYTWKATNSDEKEFIGRDRKTNALKFTGTRADLIFGSNTELRAVCEVYGAADAEEKFVKDFIAAWTKVMNLDRFDLK, encoded by the coding sequence ATGAGCAACACAGACAATTTTGATATTAATAAAGATACTGGTAAATGCCCTTTTTTACATGGTACACCAACAAAAACTGCTGGAGGTGGAACTACGAATCGTGATTGGTGGCCAAATGAATTAAAATTAAACGTTTTACGTCAGCATGCTTCTAAATCCAATCCTTTAGGTGAAGATTTTGATTATGCAGCTGCTTTTAATAGCTTAGATTTTAACGAGTTAAAGCAAGATGTACTTAATTTAATGACAGACTCACAAGATTGGTGGCCTGCAGATTATGGACATTATGGAGGATTTATGATCAGAATGGCTTGGCATAGTGCAGGTACCTATAGAGTAATTGATGGTAGAGGTGGGGCAGGCTCTGGAACACAAAGATTTGCTCCTTTAAATAGCTGGCCTGATAATGGTAACTTAGATAAAGCAAGATTATTACTATGGCCAATAAAACAGAAATATGGCAATAAAATTTCTTGGGCAGATTTAATGATTTTAGCCGGAAATTGCGCGTTGGAATCAATGGGTTTTCCTACAAAAGGTTTTGCTGGTGGTAGAGAAGATGTTTGGGAACCTGAACAAGATATTTATTGGGGAAGTGAGACAGAATGGGGTGCAAATGAAAAAAGATATGAAGATGGTGAATTAGAATCTCCTTTAGGGGCTGTTATGATGGGTTGGATTTACGTAAATCCAGAAGGTCCTAATGGTAATCCTGATCCTTTAGGTTCTGCCAAAAATGTAAGAGAAACATTTGAGAGAATGGCTATGAATGATGAAGAAACTGTAGCTTTAGTTGCAGGAGGTCATACTTTTGGAAAAGCGCATGGGGCAGCAGACCCAGATAAATATGTAGGTAACGAACCTCATAGAGGTAAAATTGAAGAAATGAGTACTGGATGGAAAAACTCTTTTAAATCTGGAGTTTTAGATGATACCATTACCAGTGGTATAGAAGGTGCCTGGACACCAAATCCTACTCAATGGGATGCTGACTATTTTGATGTGTTATTAAACTATGAATGGGAATTAACTAAAAGTCCTGCAGGTGCTTATCAATGGACACCAACAGCAGAGTCTAAAGCTAAAATGGCTCCAACTGCTGGAGATCCTAATAAGAAACAGGCGTTAATGATGACTACTGCAGATATTGCACTAAGAATGGACCCTAAATACTTAGAAATTTCCCAACGTTTTCATAAAGACCATAAAGCATTTGAAGAAGCTTTTGCAAATGCATGGTACAAACTAACTCATAGAGATATGGGACCTACAGATCGTTATTTAGGCCCAGAAGTACCTAGTGAGGAATTATTGTGGCAAGACCCAATACCTAAAGTAAATTACACATTATCAGATGATGACATTAACACCTTAAAAGCCCTTATTTCAGAAAGTGGTTTAACTGTTTCTGAATTAGTAAAAACGGCTTGGGCATCTGCATCGACTTTTAGAGGTTCAGATAAACGTGGAGGAGCTAATGGAGGTAGAATTCGATTAGAGCCTCAAAGAAATTGGGAAGTAAATAATCCTGAAGAATTAGAAAAAGTTTTAACAACTTATAAAGCAATTCAGAAAAAATTTGAGGGTGAAATTTCAATAGCAGATTTAATTGTTTTAGGAGGTTCTGTTGGTGTAGAAAAAGCAGTTAAAAATGCTGGATACAATTTTAATGTAGCTTTTACAGAAGGAAGAGGAGATGCAACTCAAGAACAAACAGACTTAAAATCATTTAGCTATTTAGAACCAATTGCAGACGGATTCAGAAACTATATAAATTCTGATTTAAAAATGGCTGCTGAAGATTTATTGATTGATAAAGCAAACTTACTAACGTTATCAATACCTGAAATGACTGTCTTGGTTGGTGGGTTACGTATGTTAAGTGCAAATTATGATGGATCTAATCATGGAGTTTTTACTGATAAGAAAGAGACTTTAAGTAACGATTTCTTTAAGAACATTTTAGACTTCTCATATACTTGGAAAGCCACAAATTCAGATGAAAAAGAATTTATTGGTAGGGATAGAAAAACCAATGCCTTGAAGTTTACAGGAACTAGAGCTGATTTAATTTTTGGATCTAATACTGAACTTAGAGCAGTTTGCGAAGTTTATGGTGCAGCAGATGCTGAAGAAAAATTTGTTAAAGATTTTATTGCTGCTTGGACGAAAGTGATGAACTTAGATCGTTTTGATTTAAAATAG
- a CDS encoding sigma-54 dependent transcriptional regulator, producing MSKILIIEDEAAIRRVLKKIISEENDAYNVEEAEDGLQGMEMIKNNDYDLVLCDIKMPKMDGVEVLEKAKKIKPEVPIVMISGHGDLDTAVNTMRLGAFDYISKPPDLNRLLNTVRNALDKKVLVVENKRLKKKVSKNYEMVGESDAISHIKDIIEKVADTDARVLITGPNGTGKELVAHWLHEKSSRSKAQMIEVNCAAIPSELIESELFGHVKGSFTGANKDRAGKFEAANGGTIFLDEIGDMSLSAQAKVLRALQENKISRVGSDKDIKVNVRVVAATNKNLKKEIAEGRFREDLYHRLAVILIQVPALNDRREDIPLLVDFFATKISEEQGTPRKVFSEEAIVLLQKYDWTGNIRELRNVVERLIILGEKEVSANDIKLFASK from the coding sequence ATGTCAAAAATATTAATTATAGAAGATGAAGCTGCAATTCGCAGAGTACTAAAGAAAATTATTTCTGAAGAAAATGATGCATATAATGTAGAAGAGGCAGAAGATGGTTTACAAGGAATGGAAATGATTAAGAATAATGATTATGATTTAGTTCTTTGTGATATTAAAATGCCAAAAATGGATGGTGTTGAGGTTTTAGAAAAAGCAAAAAAGATAAAACCAGAAGTACCTATTGTAATGATTTCTGGTCATGGAGATTTAGATACAGCAGTAAATACAATGCGTTTAGGCGCATTTGATTATATTTCTAAACCACCAGATTTAAACCGTCTTTTAAATACAGTAAGAAATGCTTTAGATAAAAAAGTTTTAGTTGTAGAAAATAAAAGGCTTAAGAAAAAGGTAAGCAAGAATTATGAAATGGTGGGTGAGAGTGATGCAATTTCTCACATAAAAGATATTATAGAAAAGGTGGCTGATACAGATGCTAGAGTTCTAATTACTGGGCCTAATGGTACAGGTAAAGAACTAGTTGCACATTGGTTGCATGAAAAATCTTCACGTTCTAAAGCGCAGATGATCGAAGTTAATTGTGCTGCAATTCCTTCTGAATTAATAGAGAGCGAACTGTTTGGTCATGTAAAAGGTTCTTTTACAGGCGCGAATAAGGATAGGGCAGGTAAGTTTGAAGCTGCAAATGGAGGAACCATTTTCTTAGATGAAATAGGGGATATGAGTTTGTCTGCACAAGCAAAAGTATTACGTGCTCTGCAAGAAAATAAAATTAGTAGAGTAGGTTCAGATAAAGACATTAAGGTTAATGTAAGAGTAGTTGCAGCAACCAATAAAAACTTAAAAAAAGAAATTGCAGAGGGCAGATTTAGAGAAGATTTGTATCATAGATTGGCTGTAATTTTAATTCAAGTACCAGCTTTGAATGATAGGAGGGAAGACATCCCTTTATTGGTAGACTTTTTTGCAACAAAAATTTCTGAAGAACAAGGTACCCCAAGAAAAGTTTTTTCTGAAGAAGCAATTGTCTTGTTACAGAAATACGATTGGACAGGTAATATTAGAGAACTTAGAAATGTTGTAGAACGTTTAATTATTTTAGGTGAAAAAGAGGTTTCTGCAAATGATATTAAATTATTTGCTAGTAAGTAA
- a CDS encoding DUF6268 family outer membrane beta-barrel protein: MKKSFLVLLFVLSAGITNAQLTDLARLEYSFIPKSNSEDQYTRIRALLNYPIELKKDRYIFVGAEYNRIFLNLNDSYPFDKSLLETLTVLDINLGYTFKINERWRTGFKITPRLASTLTEKISGDDLFLNGGIFFVNDRTKATTIKRPYRLILGLTYNTTTGIPFPLPFVSYFRQVNKSWSFNAGVPKSNVKYYFKEKNTVQAFVSIDGYFAHLQRPTAVLNKQVDNVSLSVVVSGLGYEYLLNKHLVLYAYTGYTLRMNNVLRDKDRENVFTLDRVNAFYLRTGIKFKI, encoded by the coding sequence ATGAAAAAGAGTTTTTTAGTGCTGCTGTTTGTATTATCAGCAGGTATTACTAATGCCCAGTTAACAGATTTAGCAAGGCTAGAATACTCTTTTATTCCTAAAAGTAATTCAGAAGATCAATACACTAGAATTAGAGCACTACTTAATTATCCTATAGAATTAAAAAAAGATAGGTATATTTTTGTTGGTGCAGAATACAATAGAATTTTTTTAAATTTAAATGATAGTTATCCTTTTGATAAATCACTTTTAGAAACATTAACTGTACTAGATATTAATTTAGGATACACTTTTAAAATTAATGAAAGGTGGAGAACAGGTTTTAAAATTACACCAAGATTAGCATCAACTTTAACAGAAAAAATATCAGGAGATGATCTTTTTTTAAATGGTGGTATATTTTTTGTGAATGATAGAACAAAGGCCACAACTATAAAAAGACCTTACAGACTAATTTTAGGTTTAACCTATAACACAACAACAGGTATACCTTTTCCATTACCATTTGTAAGTTACTTTAGGCAAGTAAATAAATCTTGGTCTTTTAATGCAGGGGTTCCAAAATCGAATGTAAAATATTACTTTAAAGAAAAAAATACAGTACAAGCATTTGTAAGCATAGATGGTTATTTTGCCCATTTACAAAGGCCTACTGCAGTGTTAAATAAGCAAGTAGATAATGTTTCTTTATCGGTTGTGGTTTCTGGTTTAGGTTATGAATATTTACTAAACAAGCATTTAGTTTTGTACGCCTATACAGGGTATACTCTTAGAATGAACAATGTTTTAAGAGATAAAGACAGAGAGAATGTATTTACTTTAGATAGAGTAAATGCCTTTTATTTAAGAACAGGAATAAAATTTAAAATATAG
- a CDS encoding mechanosensitive ion channel family protein has product MQQETLEKVKDTIVDETTSILDFTFVFSDEISITVRGLLFVVVALLVTSFILNLIRKFITRKMPNNDKLKFVSVFGYIRWIVFLIIFLIAMHTSGVNVTAVFAASAALLIGVGLALQTLFQDIFSGIIILVDQSVHVGDIIELEGKVGRVLDIRLRTTRAVTIDNKVLVIPNHLYLTNILFNWTENGTETRESVDVGVAYGSDVQLVKKILLEVAEAQPTVLENPAPVVLFTDFADSSLNFKVAFTLNNSFEVRFTQSNIRFEIDKAFRENNITIPFPQRDVHMFSEK; this is encoded by the coding sequence ATGCAGCAAGAAACGTTAGAAAAAGTTAAGGATACAATTGTAGATGAGACCACCTCAATTTTAGACTTTACATTTGTTTTTAGTGATGAGATAAGTATTACAGTAAGAGGTTTGTTATTTGTGGTAGTGGCCTTATTGGTTACCTCATTTATTCTAAACTTGATTAGAAAATTTATTACTAGAAAAATGCCTAATAATGACAAGCTGAAGTTTGTTAGTGTGTTTGGCTATATTAGATGGATTGTCTTTTTAATTATTTTCTTAATTGCAATGCATACTTCAGGAGTAAATGTTACTGCTGTTTTTGCAGCGTCAGCAGCACTTTTAATTGGTGTTGGTTTGGCTTTGCAAACGTTGTTTCAAGACATTTTTTCTGGAATTATAATTTTAGTAGATCAATCTGTTCATGTAGGTGATATTATAGAGTTAGAGGGTAAAGTTGGGCGTGTTTTAGATATTAGATTACGTACTACTAGAGCTGTAACCATAGACAATAAGGTACTAGTAATTCCAAATCATTTATATTTAACCAACATTTTATTTAATTGGACAGAAAACGGAACAGAAACTAGAGAAAGTGTTGATGTTGGAGTAGCCTATGGCTCAGATGTTCAGTTGGTGAAAAAAATATTGCTAGAGGTTGCAGAGGCACAACCTACTGTTTTAGAAAATCCTGCACCAGTGGTATTATTTACAGATTTTGCAGACAGTAGTCTAAATTTTAAAGTTGCATTTACATTAAATAATAGTTTCGAAGTAAGATTTACCCAAAGCAATATTCGTTTTGAAATTGATAAAGCTTTTAGAGAAAACAACATAACCATTCCTTTTCCTCAAAGAGATGTGCATATGTTTAGCGAAAAATAA
- a CDS encoding ABC transporter permease, whose protein sequence is MSKLKLIIQREFIAKVRNKSFIVMTFLSPLIMVGMGALVFFLMKKNDEKVKQIVYVDNSGLFSQDDFKNTKTLHYKDFTSYGIEETKKKVEEGDFYGALIIPQQDSLEILAKSIEFYSKDSPGMSVMNSLESKVESKIRNEKLNNFGIDIDKINASRVQSDIKMYNFSGEESSKLINGLKIGVGAIAGYLLMVFVMVYGTSVMRSVIEEKTSRIIEVIVSSVKPFQLMLGKIIGNASAGLLQFFIWGIIIFIITTVASSIFGVDMVEMQTENISPEQLEAAKQAAGADKMQVVVQEILRLPILKLFLLFIFYFLGGYMLYSSLFAAVGAAVDNETDTQQFMLPIMLPLILAVYVGFATVISDPHGPISVAFSYIPLTSPIVMLMRVPFGVSWYELAISMTLLLVTFVFMVWLAAKIYRVGILMYGKKPTYKDLYKWLKYKG, encoded by the coding sequence ATGAGCAAGTTAAAACTAATTATACAAAGAGAATTTATTGCTAAGGTTCGTAATAAATCGTTTATAGTGATGACTTTTTTAAGTCCTCTAATTATGGTAGGGATGGGTGCTTTGGTCTTTTTCTTAATGAAAAAGAACGATGAAAAAGTGAAACAAATTGTTTATGTAGATAATTCTGGTTTGTTCTCTCAAGATGATTTTAAAAATACCAAAACATTACACTATAAAGATTTTACATCTTATGGTATAGAGGAAACCAAAAAGAAAGTTGAAGAGGGTGATTTTTACGGAGCATTAATTATTCCACAGCAAGACAGTTTAGAAATACTTGCCAAATCTATTGAATTTTACTCAAAAGATTCACCAGGAATGTCTGTAATGAATTCCTTAGAAAGCAAGGTAGAATCTAAAATTCGAAATGAAAAATTAAATAACTTTGGTATTGATATTGACAAGATTAATGCATCAAGAGTGCAATCGGATATTAAGATGTATAATTTTTCGGGTGAAGAATCTTCTAAATTAATTAACGGTTTAAAAATTGGAGTAGGAGCTATTGCAGGTTATTTACTCATGGTTTTTGTAATGGTTTATGGTACTTCTGTAATGAGAAGTGTAATTGAAGAAAAAACAAGTAGAATTATAGAAGTTATAGTTTCCTCTGTAAAACCTTTTCAGTTAATGCTGGGTAAAATTATAGGTAATGCCTCTGCAGGTTTATTGCAATTCTTTATTTGGGGTATCATAATTTTTATAATTACAACTGTAGCTTCTTCTATATTCGGTGTAGATATGGTTGAAATGCAAACCGAAAATATATCCCCAGAACAATTAGAGGCTGCTAAACAGGCTGCAGGAGCAGACAAAATGCAAGTAGTAGTTCAAGAAATCTTAAGATTACCAATTTTAAAATTATTTCTATTATTTATCTTTTACTTCTTAGGGGGTTACATGCTTTACAGTTCATTATTTGCGGCAGTTGGAGCAGCTGTCGATAATGAAACAGATACTCAGCAATTTATGTTACCAATTATGTTGCCTTTAATTTTGGCGGTTTACGTTGGTTTTGCGACAGTAATAAGCGATCCCCATGGTCCAATTTCAGTAGCCTTTTCATACATACCATTAACTAGTCCTATTGTAATGTTAATGAGAGTTCCTTTTGGAGTTTCTTGGTATGAATTGGCAATTTCTATGACCCTACTTTTAGTTACATTTGTTTTTATGGTTTGGTTAGCTGCAAAAATTTACAGAGTAGGTATTTTAATGTATGGTAAGAAACCAACTTATAAAGATTTATACAAATGGTTAAAATATAAAGGATAA
- a CDS encoding ABC transporter ATP-binding protein → MSNLLEINNVVKNYGDFRALNDVSLHIPKGSVYGLLGPNGAGKTSLIRIINQITMADSGSVYLDGELLAPKHTADIGYLPEERGLYKSMKVGEQALYLAQLKGLSKAEAKKRLKYWFEKFDIMAWWNKKIEELSKGMAQKVQFIVTVMHNPKLLIFDEPFSGFDPINAQIIAKEILQLRDEGATIIFSTHRMESVEEMCDEIALINRSNKILDGKLSDIKREFRTNTFQVGLHTANPKEVEASLKENFTVFPADFKLLGNELTMNVKLGASDTSNDLLSFLTSKGQVQHFVELIPSANDIFIQAVSKNQ, encoded by the coding sequence ATGAGTAATTTATTAGAAATTAATAATGTTGTAAAAAATTATGGGGATTTTAGAGCATTAAATGATGTGTCTCTCCACATACCTAAAGGAAGTGTTTATGGTTTATTAGGACCAAATGGAGCTGGTAAAACCTCTTTAATTAGAATTATTAACCAAATTACTATGGCAGATTCTGGTTCTGTTTATTTAGATGGTGAGCTTTTGGCACCAAAACATACAGCAGATATTGGTTATTTGCCAGAAGAACGTGGTTTGTATAAATCTATGAAAGTAGGTGAACAAGCTTTGTATTTAGCTCAATTAAAAGGTTTGAGTAAAGCTGAAGCCAAAAAACGCTTAAAATATTGGTTTGAGAAGTTTGATATTATGGCTTGGTGGAATAAGAAAATTGAAGAACTTTCTAAAGGTATGGCTCAAAAAGTACAATTTATTGTTACTGTAATGCACAATCCTAAGTTGTTGATTTTTGATGAACCTTTTTCTGGATTCGATCCTATAAACGCTCAAATTATAGCCAAAGAAATTTTGCAATTAAGAGATGAAGGTGCTACTATTATTTTTTCGACGCATAGAATGGAATCTGTAGAGGAGATGTGTGATGAAATCGCACTTATTAATAGATCTAATAAAATATTAGATGGTAAACTATCTGATATAAAACGTGAATTTAGAACTAATACCTTTCAAGTGGGTTTGCATACTGCTAATCCAAAAGAAGTAGAGGCAAGTTTAAAAGAAAATTTCACAGTATTTCCTGCAGATTTTAAACTGTTAGGTAATGAACTTACTATGAATGTAAAATTAGGAGCCAGTGATACTTCTAATGATTTATTATCATTTTTAACAAGCAAAGGTCAAGTGCAACACTTTGTTGAGTTAATACCTAGTGCAAACGATATTTTTATTCAAGCTGTAAGCAAAAATCAATAA
- a CDS encoding MarR family winged helix-turn-helix transcriptional regulator: MDKNKSIDHQLRATWQAVAKMYNEQATNYSSTMSMAFVLLTIDKEKGTPSTALGPLMGMEPTSLSRILKSMEEKGAISREKNPEDGRSVIIKLTDYGLEMRKFSKSHVYQFNNVVREYVTEDELESFFKVMVTINKLIAEKKIFEPINQDK; this comes from the coding sequence ATGGATAAAAATAAATCTATAGATCATCAATTAAGAGCAACTTGGCAAGCAGTTGCAAAAATGTATAACGAACAAGCTACAAATTACAGTAGCACAATGTCTATGGCATTTGTTCTACTTACTATAGATAAAGAAAAAGGCACACCAAGTACTGCTTTAGGCCCTTTAATGGGGATGGAACCTACTAGTCTTTCTAGAATATTAAAATCTATGGAAGAAAAAGGGGCTATCTCCAGAGAAAAAAACCCTGAAGATGGTAGAAGTGTAATTATTAAGCTTACAGATTATGGTTTAGAAATGCGTAAATTTTCTAAAAGCCATGTGTACCAATTTAATAATGTAGTAAGAGAATATGTTACAGAAGACGAATTAGAATCTTTCTTTAAAGTTATGGTTACTATCAACAAACTTATTGCTGAAAAGAAAATTTTTGAACCTATAAATCAAGATAAATAA